In one Streptomyces venezuelae genomic region, the following are encoded:
- a CDS encoding pirin family protein, whose amino-acid sequence MSNLDRDAVPSLCGGRGFVVAEPVRELLSPRRVTLGESTEVRRLLPNLGRRMVGAWCFVDHYGPDDIADEPGMQVPPHPHMGLQTVSWLHDGEVLHRDSTGSVQTVRPRELGLMTSGRAISHSEESPRSHARFLHGAQLWVALPDSDRHTAPHFEHHADLPQITSPGLTATLLLGTLDGSTSPGTTYTPILGADLALSRGADVRLPLERDFEYAVLAMSGETHVDGVPVLPGSMLYLGCGRTDLSLRAESDAGLMLLGGEPFEEELVMWWNFVGRTNEDIARARADWMNGDRFGAVRGYDGDRLSAPELPAVPLKPRGRVR is encoded by the coding sequence ATGAGCAATCTTGACCGCGATGCGGTGCCCTCCCTCTGCGGCGGCCGGGGATTCGTCGTCGCGGAACCGGTACGGGAACTCCTCAGCCCGCGGCGCGTCACGCTCGGCGAGTCCACCGAGGTCCGTCGTCTGCTGCCGAACCTCGGGCGCCGTATGGTCGGAGCCTGGTGCTTCGTCGATCACTACGGCCCCGACGACATCGCCGACGAGCCCGGCATGCAGGTGCCGCCCCACCCGCACATGGGCCTGCAGACCGTCAGCTGGCTGCACGACGGCGAGGTGCTGCACCGCGACTCCACCGGCAGCGTGCAGACCGTCCGCCCCCGCGAGCTGGGCCTCATGACCTCGGGTCGCGCGATCTCCCACTCCGAGGAGAGCCCGCGCTCGCACGCCCGCTTCCTGCACGGCGCCCAACTGTGGGTGGCCCTCCCCGACAGCGACCGCCACACGGCCCCACACTTCGAGCACCACGCGGACCTCCCGCAGATCACGTCCCCGGGCCTGACCGCGACGCTCCTCCTGGGCACCCTGGACGGCTCGACGTCGCCCGGCACGACGTACACGCCGATCCTCGGCGCGGACCTCGCCCTGTCCCGCGGCGCGGACGTACGCCTCCCGCTGGAACGGGACTTCGAGTACGCGGTCCTCGCCATGTCGGGCGAGACCCACGTCGACGGCGTCCCCGTGCTCCCCGGCTCGATGCTCTACCTGGGCTGCGGCCGCACGGACCTCTCCCTGCGCGCGGAGTCGGACGCGGGCCTGATGCTCCTGGGCGGAGAGCCGTTCGAGGAGGAACTCGTCATGTGGTGGAACTTCGTCGGCCGCACGAACGAGGACATCGCACGGGCACGTGCAGACTGGATGAACGGCGACCGGTTCGGTGCGGTGCGAGGCTACGACGGCGACCGGTTGAGCGCTCCGGAACTTCCGGCGGTACCGCTGAAACCGCGCGGGCGGGTGCGCTGA
- a CDS encoding tetratricopeptide repeat protein — MTYYDHGTAAERWERAQLFFDAKEYATAARILDTLADEAPEQVAPRLLLARAYYHSAQLGRAETALREVIELDPVESYARLMLGRTLQRQNRPDEAAPHLRMAAALDGDFTQV, encoded by the coding sequence ATGACCTACTACGACCACGGGACCGCGGCCGAGCGCTGGGAGCGCGCGCAGCTCTTCTTCGACGCCAAGGAGTACGCCACCGCGGCCCGGATCCTCGACACCCTGGCCGACGAGGCGCCGGAGCAGGTCGCCCCGCGTCTGCTGCTCGCCCGCGCCTACTACCACTCCGCCCAACTGGGGCGCGCCGAGACCGCGTTGCGCGAGGTGATCGAGCTCGACCCGGTCGAGAGCTACGCCCGGCTCATGCTCGGGCGCACACTGCAGCGGCAGAACCGTCCCGACGAGGCGGCGCCCCACCTGCGCATGGCCGCGGCGCTGGACGGGGACTTCACGCAGGTATGA
- the crcB gene encoding fluoride efflux transporter CrcB yields the protein MNWLLVIVGGMIGAPLRHLTDAALRKRYGTGFPWGILAVNVAGSLILGVLTGAVVAGAASSHVQLFLGTGLCGALTTYSTFSYETLRLAENGSRCHAAANALGSVAAGLGAAFAGMAAAEALWG from the coding sequence ATGAACTGGCTGCTGGTGATCGTGGGTGGCATGATCGGCGCGCCCCTGCGCCACCTGACCGACGCGGCCCTGCGGAAGCGGTACGGCACCGGCTTCCCCTGGGGCATCCTCGCCGTCAACGTGGCGGGCAGCCTGATCCTCGGCGTGCTGACGGGCGCGGTGGTGGCGGGCGCCGCGTCGTCACACGTCCAGCTGTTCCTCGGCACGGGGCTGTGCGGGGCGCTGACCACGTACTCGACCTTCTCGTACGAGACACTGCGCCTCGCCGAGAACGGCTCGCGCTGCCACGCGGCGGCCAACGCGCTGGGAAGCGTGGCGGCGGGCCTCGGCGCGGCCTTCGCGGGGATGGCCGCTGCCGAGGCCCTGTGGGGGTGA
- the crcB gene encoding fluoride efflux transporter CrcB: protein MKRDESAAETAYVTRGEGKVVAAVAVGGGMGAVARYAVSLWWPTAPGGFPWTTLVVNVAGCAAIGVLMVLVTEVRPTHPLVRPFLGTGFLGGFTTFSTYAVDIERLVREGHARTGLAYLALTLIAALAAAWGAMWATRRAAVSVSTGWRA from the coding sequence GTGAAGCGGGACGAGTCGGCCGCTGAGACGGCATATGTGACGCGGGGTGAAGGGAAGGTCGTCGCGGCGGTGGCCGTGGGCGGCGGCATGGGCGCGGTCGCCCGGTACGCCGTGTCGCTGTGGTGGCCGACGGCCCCCGGCGGATTCCCCTGGACGACGCTCGTGGTGAACGTCGCGGGCTGCGCCGCGATCGGCGTCCTCATGGTGCTGGTCACGGAGGTGCGGCCGACCCATCCCTTGGTGCGGCCGTTCCTCGGCACGGGCTTCCTCGGCGGCTTCACCACGTTCTCGACGTACGCGGTGGACATCGAACGCCTCGTACGCGAAGGCCACGCCCGTACGGGCCTCGCCTACCTGGCCCTGACCTTGATCGCGGCGCTCGCGGCGGCGTGGGGCGCGATGTGGGCGACGCGCCGGGCAGCGGTGTCCGTATCAACGGGGTGGCGGGCATGA
- a CDS encoding glutamate--cysteine ligase gives MRAEGRMSFGVEEEYLVVDPASREVRPYGAQVAALAAERLGEERVGDEITRFQVEARTSPHTRLADLADDITAMRGAVADAARRRGLAVVSSGAPVLGEVWPLPLTRGPRYADSLAAFRALDDEQCAAACHVHVGIADRAAAVKVSNRLRPWLPVLVSLTANSPYWAGRWTGYASWRTLSWARWPAAGPPPYLDSVAHFEDLVGHLHAAGAVMDQGGLYWDVRPSAHVPTLEIRVADAQMTAGETVLYAALVRALALTELRAVHAGDPVVNPAPEVLRAAYWRAARDGLRGHGLDVHTQRLRPATVLAERLYAHVRPALEDNGDDAWIRAAWARLRVRGTGAERQRAAHGDGDRLEDTVDALVGCFRDVA, from the coding sequence ATGAGAGCCGAGGGGCGGATGTCGTTCGGGGTGGAGGAGGAGTACCTCGTCGTCGACCCGGCGTCGCGCGAGGTACGGCCGTACGGCGCACAGGTGGCCGCGCTGGCCGCCGAGCGGCTCGGCGAGGAGCGGGTGGGCGACGAGATCACCCGCTTCCAGGTCGAGGCGAGGACGAGCCCGCACACCCGGCTCGCCGATCTCGCCGACGACATCACGGCGATGCGCGGCGCGGTGGCGGACGCGGCACGGAGGCGCGGGCTCGCGGTCGTGTCGTCCGGCGCGCCGGTGCTGGGGGAGGTGTGGCCGCTCCCGCTCACCCGCGGGCCGCGCTACGCCGACAGCCTGGCGGCGTTCCGCGCGCTGGACGACGAGCAGTGCGCGGCCGCCTGCCACGTCCACGTCGGCATCGCGGACCGGGCGGCGGCCGTCAAGGTGAGCAACAGGCTGCGTCCGTGGCTGCCGGTGCTGGTGTCGCTCACGGCTAACTCCCCTTACTGGGCGGGCCGTTGGACCGGCTACGCGAGCTGGCGCACCCTTTCCTGGGCGCGCTGGCCGGCGGCCGGGCCACCGCCGTACCTCGACTCCGTGGCGCACTTCGAGGACCTGGTGGGCCACCTGCACGCCGCCGGAGCGGTCATGGACCAGGGCGGCCTGTACTGGGACGTACGGCCCTCGGCGCACGTGCCGACGCTGGAGATCCGGGTGGCGGACGCGCAGATGACCGCGGGGGAGACGGTTCTGTACGCGGCGCTGGTACGGGCGTTGGCCCTGACGGAACTGCGTGCCGTCCACGCGGGCGACCCGGTCGTGAATCCCGCGCCGGAAGTGCTGCGGGCGGCGTACTGGCGGGCGGCCCGCGACGGCCTGCGCGGCCACGGCCTCGACGTGCACACCCAGCGGCTCCGGCCCGCTACGGTCCTGGCCGAGCGCCTCTACGCGCATGTCCGACCGGCCCTGGAGGACAACGGGGACGACGCCTGGATCCGGGCCGCCTGGGCGCGCCTCCGCGTACGCGGCACGGGCGCCGAACGGCAGCGGGCGGCCCACGGTGACGGCGACCGTCTGGAGGACACGGTGGACGCTCTCGTCGGCTGCTTCCGCGACGTGGCGTGA
- a CDS encoding M20 family metallopeptidase: MCEPVDVSVGAMIEDLRTLVEVESPSRDRDALTESAKAVAGVIEARLGGKATLVDSEAGPHVHWSGGGDPRVLILGHHDTVFPLGTLARRPFRVTDGHATGPGVFDMLGGLVQAVHGLAALDDRSGVEILVTADEEVGSGSSRALIEERARACGAVLVCEGAADGGGVKTGRKGCGTFEVSVTGRAAHAGLEPEAGVNALVEAAHQVLAIEALGASAIGTTVTPTVASAGTVDNVVPAEATVVVDVRVESPQETERIEAAFAALTPRLEGAEITVRGGVDRPPMPESAAAGLFAAAQRLIPGLEGRAVGGGSDGNLTAALGVPTLDGLGAVGGGAHADHEYVVVEAMTERANLVAGLVRAIRDGEVAP, encoded by the coding sequence ATGTGCGAGCCGGTCGACGTCAGTGTCGGCGCGATGATCGAAGACCTCAGGACACTCGTAGAAGTCGAGTCGCCGTCGCGCGACCGCGACGCCCTGACGGAGTCGGCGAAAGCCGTCGCGGGCGTCATCGAGGCCCGCCTCGGCGGTAAGGCCACCCTCGTCGACAGCGAGGCGGGCCCCCACGTCCACTGGTCCGGAGGCGGCGACCCGCGCGTCCTGATCCTCGGCCACCACGACACGGTGTTCCCGCTCGGCACCCTCGCCCGCCGCCCGTTCCGGGTCACGGACGGCCACGCGACGGGCCCCGGCGTTTTCGACATGCTGGGCGGTCTGGTGCAGGCCGTGCACGGCCTCGCCGCGCTCGACGACCGCTCGGGCGTGGAGATCCTGGTGACGGCGGACGAAGAGGTGGGCTCCGGCTCCTCCCGCGCCCTCATCGAGGAACGCGCCCGTGCCTGCGGCGCGGTCCTGGTGTGCGAAGGCGCCGCCGACGGCGGGGGAGTGAAGACGGGACGCAAAGGCTGCGGCACGTTCGAGGTCTCCGTCACCGGCCGCGCCGCGCACGCGGGCCTCGAACCCGAGGCCGGTGTCAACGCGTTGGTCGAGGCGGCCCACCAGGTCCTCGCCATCGAGGCGCTCGGCGCCTCCGCCATCGGCACGACCGTCACCCCGACCGTCGCGTCCGCGGGCACGGTGGACAACGTGGTTCCCGCGGAGGCGACCGTCGTCGTCGACGTCAGGGTCGAGTCCCCGCAGGAGACGGAACGTATCGAGGCCGCGTTCGCCGCCCTGACTCCCCGCCTCGAAGGTGCGGAGATCACCGTCAGGGGAGGCGTCGACCGCCCCCCGATGCCCGAGTCGGCGGCGGCCGGGCTCTTCGCCGCCGCCCAGCGGCTGATCCCCGGCCTCGAGGGCAGAGCGGTCGGCGGCGGCAGCGACGGCAACCTGACGGCCGCGCTCGGCGTACCGACGCTGGACGGCCTCGGGGCGGTCGGCGGCGGAGCGCACGCCGACCACGAGTACGTGGTGGTCGAGGCGATGACCGAACGGGCGAACCTCGTGGCGGGCCTGGTGCGCGCGATCCGCGACGGCGAGGTCGCGCCGTAA
- a CDS encoding helix-turn-helix transcriptional regulator → MAKPREADAVVWRGRFLTLLDRSPTPTAIAGTNGLVSVANPAFAGALGLQPGRVANRLLLDLLTPTNSAQLRKLDEAMRSGRRSRYPVEACWTAGGALRHGQVTVEPVTDPLEDTPPLIVTLRVAEAREEASGNRAADRTGRPGGAGDDAEEELAHPALSAQEARILRLVAGGATTAVVARTIGIGTDGVNYHLTRLCRRLRVPNRTALVARAYVLGLLAPEAWPPQVSGPAGRRGGPTRGGA, encoded by the coding sequence GTGGCGAAGCCCAGGGAGGCCGATGCCGTCGTGTGGCGTGGGCGGTTCCTCACCCTGCTGGATCGTTCCCCGACGCCGACCGCCATCGCGGGCACGAACGGGCTCGTCTCCGTCGCCAACCCCGCCTTCGCCGGCGCCCTGGGACTCCAGCCGGGCCGCGTGGCGAACCGGCTCCTGCTCGACCTGCTCACCCCCACCAACAGCGCCCAACTCCGCAAACTGGACGAGGCCATGCGCTCCGGCCGCCGGTCCCGCTACCCGGTGGAGGCGTGCTGGACGGCAGGCGGAGCCCTCCGTCACGGACAGGTCACCGTCGAACCCGTCACCGACCCGCTGGAGGACACCCCGCCCCTGATCGTGACGCTGCGCGTGGCGGAGGCGCGGGAGGAGGCCTCGGGGAACCGCGCCGCGGACCGCACCGGGCGGCCCGGAGGCGCCGGGGACGACGCCGAGGAGGAGCTCGCCCACCCCGCCCTCAGCGCACAGGAGGCCCGCATCCTGCGCCTGGTCGCGGGCGGCGCCACGACGGCCGTCGTCGCGCGCACGATCGGCATCGGCACCGACGGCGTCAACTACCACCTCACGCGCCTCTGCCGCCGCCTGCGCGTCCCGAACCGCACGGCGCTGGTGGCCAGGGCGTACGTACTCGGGCTGCTGGCCCCGGAGGCATGGCCGCCACAGGTGTCCGGTCCCGCCGGGCGCAGAGGCGGTCCCACCCGGGGCGGCGCGTGA
- a CDS encoding bifunctional cytochrome P450/NADPH--P450 reductase has translation MSEEHIVEVCGLRDDPDLVLPTVDVTAVGLTATPIQQAVELARRHGPLFVRRYHGRDSVWASSLELVEELSDETRFAKGVGPALENVRGIAGDGLFTAYNDEPNWAKAHDILLPAFAMNSMRTYHPHMLRVARRLIASWDGRFAPGAAESAPVEVSEDMTRMTLDTIGLSGFGYDFESFGRTDPHPFVQALVRGLAHSQAKLARDPADDHTADDAAFEDDAAFLARVVDEVIETRMASGDTSADDLLGLMLNSPHPGSGETLDEANIRNQVITFLIAGHETTSGTLAFALHHLVKNPTVLRLAQAEVDALWGDEPDPEPTYEDVGRLRYVRQVLNEALRLWPTAPAFQRRARVDTTLGGHPVKAGQYVVVLTPMLHRDPVWGDNVEAFDPERFAPETEAARSPHAYKPFGTGERACIGRQFALHEATMLLGMLVHRYRFIDRADYRLKVKETLTLKPDGFTMTLAARTPEDRARSRAATGSTQGGSVTPQAGPAEDGLPTRAVPGTPLTLLHGSNFGTCRGYAEQLADLAAGLGFDARVAPLDDAAGALPAGSPVVIVTASYNGRPTDDARAFVSWLSGAAPGAADGVRYAVLGVGDRNWAATYQQVPTLVDDGLAAAGATRLLARAEADASGDLTGSVERFTSALHETLLREYGDPESAGATAAVPEEARVYDVVEVSGGPLDALDARHGTVPMTVTDAADLVDLAHPLGRPKRFLRVALPEGITYRTADHLAVLPANDPASIERAASVLGVDLDVVLNIRAHRPGRTTLPLDRPVAVRELLSRHVELGDRPTAAQVALLAEHNPCPPERAALERLAAAPEELSARHDSLLDLVEDHPALRGQLPWPALLELLPPRRPRHYSISSSPAAAPGHADLMVSLLSAPDRSGRGTFRGTGSSYLHGLRPGDTLHARVQPCRDAFRIPTDAHTPVIMIGAGTGLAPFRGAVADRLEILRGGGRLAPALCYFGCDHPDVDYLHRTELEAAERAGAVSMRPTYSRAPEGELLFVQHRIAAESEEIWRLLEAGARVHVCGDGARMAPGVREAFHDLHRKHAGGDGSREAARTAAEAWWQGLVAEGRYVEDVYVSA, from the coding sequence ATGAGCGAAGAACACATCGTCGAGGTCTGCGGTCTCCGGGATGATCCGGATCTCGTCCTGCCCACCGTCGACGTGACGGCCGTCGGGCTGACCGCCACCCCCATTCAGCAGGCCGTGGAGCTCGCGCGGCGGCACGGGCCCCTGTTCGTCCGCCGGTACCACGGGCGCGATTCCGTGTGGGCGTCCTCGCTCGAGCTCGTCGAGGAGCTGTCCGACGAGACGCGGTTCGCGAAGGGGGTCGGGCCCGCCCTGGAGAACGTCCGCGGCATCGCGGGCGACGGCCTGTTCACGGCGTACAACGACGAGCCGAACTGGGCCAAGGCGCACGACATCCTGCTCCCCGCCTTCGCCATGAACTCGATGCGGACGTACCACCCGCACATGCTGCGCGTGGCCCGGCGTCTCATCGCCTCCTGGGACGGCCGGTTCGCGCCGGGCGCGGCCGAGTCCGCGCCGGTGGAGGTCTCGGAGGACATGACCAGGATGACCCTGGACACCATCGGCCTGTCCGGCTTCGGCTACGACTTCGAGTCGTTCGGCCGCACCGATCCGCACCCCTTCGTGCAGGCTCTCGTGCGGGGCCTGGCGCACAGTCAGGCGAAGCTGGCCCGGGATCCCGCCGATGACCACACCGCCGACGACGCCGCGTTCGAGGACGACGCCGCCTTCCTCGCCCGGGTCGTCGACGAGGTGATCGAGACCCGCATGGCGTCGGGCGACACCTCCGCCGACGACCTGCTCGGCCTGATGCTCAACTCCCCGCACCCCGGCAGCGGGGAGACCCTGGACGAGGCGAACATCCGCAATCAGGTCATCACGTTCCTGATCGCCGGGCACGAGACCACGTCCGGCACGCTCGCCTTCGCCCTTCACCACCTCGTGAAGAACCCGACGGTCCTGCGTCTCGCACAGGCCGAGGTCGACGCCCTGTGGGGCGACGAGCCGGACCCCGAGCCGACGTACGAGGACGTGGGGAGGCTCCGGTACGTGCGGCAGGTGCTCAACGAGGCGCTGCGGCTGTGGCCCACGGCGCCCGCGTTCCAGCGCAGGGCCCGCGTCGACACGACGCTCGGCGGGCACCCGGTGAAGGCGGGGCAGTACGTGGTGGTGCTGACGCCCATGCTGCACCGGGACCCCGTCTGGGGCGACAACGTCGAGGCGTTCGACCCCGAACGCTTCGCCCCGGAGACGGAGGCCGCCCGCTCCCCGCACGCGTACAAGCCCTTCGGTACGGGTGAACGCGCCTGCATCGGGCGGCAGTTCGCCCTGCACGAGGCGACGATGCTGCTCGGCATGCTGGTGCACCGCTACCGTTTCATCGACCGCGCCGACTACCGCCTGAAGGTCAAGGAGACCCTCACCCTCAAGCCCGACGGCTTCACCATGACGCTGGCGGCGCGTACCCCCGAGGACCGGGCGCGGAGCCGGGCGGCGACGGGGAGCACGCAGGGCGGGTCCGTCACGCCGCAGGCCGGTCCTGCCGAGGACGGCCTGCCCACGCGCGCGGTCCCCGGCACTCCCCTGACGCTGCTGCACGGTTCCAACTTCGGGACCTGTCGCGGGTACGCCGAACAGCTCGCTGACCTCGCCGCAGGCCTCGGCTTCGACGCGCGCGTCGCCCCGCTGGACGACGCCGCGGGCGCGCTGCCCGCCGGCTCCCCCGTCGTGATCGTCACCGCCTCCTACAACGGCAGGCCCACCGACGACGCGCGGGCGTTCGTGTCCTGGCTGAGCGGGGCCGCGCCGGGCGCGGCGGACGGTGTGCGGTACGCGGTCCTCGGCGTCGGCGACCGCAACTGGGCGGCGACGTACCAGCAGGTGCCCACGCTCGTCGACGACGGGCTCGCCGCCGCCGGTGCCACCCGTCTCCTGGCGCGCGCCGAGGCCGACGCGTCCGGCGACCTGACCGGGTCCGTGGAGCGCTTCACGTCGGCGCTCCACGAGACGCTGCTGCGGGAGTACGGGGACCCGGAGAGTGCGGGGGCCACCGCCGCCGTGCCGGAGGAGGCCAGGGTCTACGACGTCGTCGAGGTGTCCGGCGGTCCGCTGGACGCGCTGGACGCCCGGCACGGCACGGTGCCGATGACCGTCACGGATGCGGCCGACCTCGTCGACCTCGCCCATCCACTGGGCCGCCCGAAGCGGTTCCTGCGGGTGGCGCTCCCCGAGGGCATCACGTACCGCACCGCCGACCACCTCGCCGTGCTGCCGGCCAACGACCCCGCGTCGATCGAGCGCGCGGCGTCGGTGCTGGGCGTCGACCTCGATGTGGTCCTCAACATCCGGGCGCACCGCCCCGGCCGCACCACCCTGCCGCTGGACCGACCGGTAGCCGTACGTGAACTCCTGTCTCGTCACGTGGAGTTGGGTGACAGGCCTACGGCGGCTCAGGTCGCCCTGCTCGCGGAGCACAACCCGTGCCCGCCCGAGCGCGCCGCCCTGGAGCGTCTGGCGGCCGCCCCGGAGGAGCTGTCCGCACGGCACGACAGCCTCCTCGACCTCGTCGAGGACCACCCGGCCCTGCGCGGCCAACTCCCCTGGCCCGCCCTGCTCGAACTGCTTCCGCCCCGCCGCCCCCGCCACTACTCGATCTCGTCGTCACCCGCCGCCGCACCGGGCCACGCCGACCTGATGGTGTCGCTCCTGTCGGCACCGGACCGCTCCGGACGCGGCACCTTCCGCGGCACCGGTTCCTCGTACCTGCACGGTCTGCGGCCCGGCGACACGCTCCACGCGCGCGTGCAGCCCTGCCGCGACGCGTTCCGCATCCCCACGGACGCGCACACCCCGGTCATCATGATCGGCGCGGGCACGGGTCTCGCCCCCTTCCGCGGTGCCGTCGCCGACCGCCTGGAAATCCTCCGCGGCGGCGGACGCCTGGCCCCGGCACTCTGCTACTTCGGCTGCGACCACCCCGACGTCGACTACCTGCACCGCACGGAACTCGAAGCGGCGGAACGCGCCGGAGCGGTGTCGATGCGCCCGACGTACTCCAGGGCGCCCGAGGGCGAACTCCTCTTCGTCCAGCACCGCATCGCGGCCGAGTCCGAGGAGATCTGGCGCCTGCTGGAGGCCGGGGCCCGGGTCCACGTCTGCGGAGACGGCGCCCGCATGGCTCCCGGCGTCCGCGAGGCGTTCCACGACCTGCACAGGAAACACGCGGGCGGCGACGGGTCCCGGGAGGCGGCCCGAACGGCCGCGGAGGCGTGGTGGCAGGGGCTCGTCGCCGAGGGGCGGTACGTGGAGGACGTCTATGTGAGCGCCTGA
- a CDS encoding nuclease-related domain-containing DEAD/DEAH box helicase: MTAGGSASRRAQDARRQERLLREQWQAARRQALRWEAASEGEQRVAAQLLILTERGWRLLVDRRWPGTRGANVDMLLVGPGGVFVIDVKNWRSAPEARDGALRAGGEPRDEHAAKLLAVTKTAESAVASLGMSPVAVQPLMVFAGRRVDARLGRIRLLGEHEVGPALLAEPRRLGAESVRAMADHLERAFPEHEGSAVERQRTTQVPAPRRPAEPDGLFDLEGLRDAALEDALRAPIEQWMTFLHPDQVALVRRNWSGPARTSGPAGTGKTVVGLHRAAHLARRTNGRILYVTYANNLPRVQGTFLRTMSPSIADKVDFSSLHAWAQEFLRARGVQVRLHKDKAETAFSLAWTHVGRTGPLAEIDPAPLYWRQEIDYVIKGRGITTFDEYANVPRRRRRTVLRRPHRQAVWELYEAYEALRVEKGVHDFNDVLSLALAEAARGVERPPYSAVVVDEVQDLTLVGVRLLHTLVGDAPNALLLVGDGQQAVYPGGFRLTDAGIDIRGDRGQVLRTNYRNSGPILDAALDVVADDTFDDIDGLRTLGRRDVELTYHDGQVVRVSKPTVAEHDEALLTALRELSTAELADAAVLCPSVRAIGDYQRLLTRAGITVCMLEQYDGRPVDGVKLGSYRRAKGLEFKRVYLPRHDTALGPAAPAAGPAAPRTPETAAEHEELRRSQLFVAMTRARDVLWLGSVVTPPSPQALT, encoded by the coding sequence ATGACGGCAGGCGGGTCGGCGTCGCGTCGGGCACAGGACGCGCGACGCCAGGAGCGGCTGCTGCGGGAGCAGTGGCAGGCGGCCCGCCGCCAGGCGCTCAGGTGGGAGGCGGCGAGCGAGGGCGAGCAGCGCGTCGCCGCCCAGCTGCTCATTCTCACCGAGCGCGGGTGGCGGCTGCTCGTGGACCGGCGCTGGCCCGGCACGCGCGGCGCCAACGTCGACATGCTGCTCGTGGGACCGGGCGGAGTCTTCGTCATCGACGTCAAGAACTGGCGGTCCGCGCCGGAGGCACGGGACGGCGCACTGCGCGCCGGCGGCGAGCCGCGCGACGAACACGCCGCCAAGCTCCTCGCCGTCACCAAGACCGCGGAGAGCGCGGTGGCGTCCCTCGGCATGTCCCCGGTCGCCGTCCAGCCGCTCATGGTCTTCGCCGGGCGGCGCGTGGACGCCCGGCTCGGCAGGATCAGACTCCTCGGCGAGCACGAGGTCGGACCCGCGCTGCTCGCGGAGCCCCGCCGACTGGGCGCCGAGTCGGTCCGTGCCATGGCCGACCACCTGGAGCGCGCCTTCCCCGAACACGAGGGCTCGGCGGTGGAGCGACAACGGACGACACAGGTGCCCGCCCCGCGCCGACCCGCCGAACCCGACGGCCTGTTCGACCTCGAAGGCCTGCGGGACGCGGCGCTGGAAGACGCCCTGCGCGCCCCGATCGAACAGTGGATGACGTTCCTCCACCCCGACCAGGTCGCCCTGGTCCGCCGCAACTGGTCGGGACCGGCCCGCACCAGCGGCCCCGCGGGCACCGGCAAGACGGTCGTCGGCCTGCACCGCGCCGCCCACCTCGCCCGCCGCACCAACGGCCGCATCCTGTACGTCACGTACGCCAACAACCTGCCCCGCGTCCAGGGCACCTTCCTCAGGACCATGTCCCCGTCGATCGCGGACAAGGTCGACTTCAGCAGCCTGCACGCCTGGGCGCAGGAATTCCTGCGGGCACGCGGCGTCCAGGTGCGGCTGCACAAGGACAAGGCCGAGACGGCGTTCAGCCTGGCCTGGACCCACGTCGGCCGCACCGGCCCGCTGGCGGAGATCGACCCGGCGCCGCTCTACTGGCGGCAGGAGATCGACTACGTCATCAAGGGCCGCGGCATCACCACCTTCGACGAGTACGCGAACGTGCCGCGCCGCCGCCGCAGGACGGTCCTGCGCCGCCCCCACCGCCAGGCCGTGTGGGAGCTCTACGAGGCGTACGAGGCATTACGCGTCGAGAAGGGCGTGCACGACTTCAACGACGTCCTGTCCCTCGCCCTGGCCGAGGCGGCACGCGGCGTCGAGCGGCCGCCGTATTCGGCGGTCGTCGTGGACGAGGTCCAGGACCTCACCCTGGTCGGCGTGCGCCTGCTGCACACGCTGGTGGGCGACGCCCCCAACGCACTGCTGCTCGTCGGCGACGGCCAGCAGGCCGTCTACCCCGGCGGCTTCCGGCTGACCGACGCGGGCATCGACATCCGCGGCGACCGCGGACAGGTGCTGCGCACCAACTACCGCAACAGCGGGCCGATCCTCGACGCGGCCCTCGACGTCGTCGCCGACGACACGTTCGACGACATCGACGGGCTGCGCACCCTCGGCCGCAGGGACGTCGAACTCACCTACCACGACGGGCAGGTGGTCCGCGTCTCCAAGCCGACCGTGGCCGAGCACGACGAGGCGCTCCTGACCGCCCTGCGTGAACTGTCCACGGCCGAACTGGCCGATGCCGCCGTGCTGTGCCCCTCGGTGCGCGCCATCGGCGACTACCAGCGCCTGCTCACCCGCGCGGGCATCACGGTCTGCATGCTGGAGCAGTACGACGGACGCCCGGTCGACGGGGTCAAGCTCGGCAGCTACCGCAGGGCCAAGGGTCTCGAGTTCAAGCGGGTGTACCTGCCCCGCCACGACACCGCCCTCGGCCCGGCGGCGCCGGCCGCCGGCCCCGCCGCCCCACGGACCCCCGAGACGGCCGCGGAACACGAAGAGCTGCGCCGGAGCCAGCTGTTCGTGGCGATGACGAGGGCCCGTGACGTCCTGTGGCTGGGCAGTGTCGTGACGCCTCCGTCTCCTCAGGCGCTCACATAG